ATACTTAAATTGGATATATAGGAGGTGTAGCAATGAACGAGTTTGAACATGATGTACAATCAAAACGCAATGATTTTGTAGACTCTGGTGTAGGGTTTGTTGTAGCATTTGGATTTTTCTCCAGTATCTTTATTATTGCTACAGTAATTGACTTCATTGCAAGCTAACCAAATCGTTTGTCATCTCCTAAGGCGATGACTACATAACCCATTGTTATATCGGGTTAAAAACGGACAAGATTCCCCTCAAGGAGCGCTCGTCCGTTTTTTCGTTTTGTGCTGCATCACGGATACTGTGAACTTTTCACCTTCTACAAGAACAGTAATCGAGCCGTTATCCGCAGTAAGGAATACTGGAACTTGATACTTTTGAAATGTCTCTAGCACTTCTTTGCTCGGATGTCCGAACCGATTGTTTCTCCCAGCAGAAATAACAGCCATTTTAGGTTGTAACGCGTTAATAAAGGGGTCTGTACTTGATGTTTTACTGCCGTGATGTCCTACTTTTAGGATTGGATTCCTAAAATCAGTGTGTTTATATTTTGCTAAAAAAGTTCTTTCCGCAGCTTCCTCCATGTCCCCTGTAAATAAAAATGATGGCCCCGTAGTCGTTAAGTACAAGACAAGAGAACTATCATTGCCCACATATTCTTCAGTTTGCGGGCCTACATAATAAAACCCAAAATCTTTTTTATGAAAGCCATCTCCGTCTTTCACTTCTATTATAGGTACCTTTCTTTCATGCGCCACACGAACAAGCTTTTCCATTTCCGGTACATTCCCGCTATTTGGGGGTATATGAATTTCCTGTACACGAATATCTTCTACAACTTCATGCGCTCCACCCATATGATCAATATGGGCATGAGAAATAATCAGCTTCTCAACCTTTGTAATCCCTCTTCCCTTTAAGTAAGGCACGACAATTTTTCGCCCCACTTCAAAATCTTTTGTCGGTGAACGCCATGTTTTTTCGCCAAATGAAACCGTTCCACCTGTGTCGACCATATAAACACCACGTTTATAAGGTAGTTCAATTACAATGCTATCACCTTGCCCTACATCCAAATAAGTAACGCGTAATTGATTTTCTGTATAAGGTAGAATTTGGATAATGAACGCCGGAATTAGCACATATGGTAAGTATCGTATTACCTTTTGCTGTTCTTCGTAAAATATAAAAAAACATACAACGCCTATTACCGCCAAAACAAGCGCAAAAGATGCGGGCTTTCCCGGATTCCACAATTGATAAGGAATTGCAGATAACCAAGCTGTCCCCTGGTCAATGAGTGCTCGAAAAGGAACATACAAGAAAAAGAGACATTGTGCAATTGGCATCGCTACTGATGTAAACAGAAGCAAAAGAAGATTCATCGGTAAGATGACAATAGAATACAAAGGTACGTACAGTAAATTGACCAAAAATGAAGACAAAGATAGTTCATAAAAGTGAAGTAATAAAATAGGATACAACGACAATTGACTAATCATCGTCACTAAAAAAGATAACTTTAACTTAGATGTTTGTCTCGATAATATTTTAGAAGATAAAATTAATGACAATGCTGCTAAATAGGACAATTGGAAGCCTGGTTGGAAAATAACATACGGTTTATAGAGTATAAAACCAATTGCACTTATCGCAAGAGCGCTATCCAATTTTATTGGCAGCCGTCCGTAAATAGTGAGTAGGACTAGAATGGTAACAATGACAGCACGCCATACCGAAGGAGCGCCACCTGCAATGATTGCATAGAGCGGTAGTAAGATTATTAGCAACAGATCTACGTTTTCTCGCCGCAATTTTAAACGGAGCAAACATTCTCGTACGATAAAAACTAATAAACCTACATGAAGGCCAGATATCGCAAATAAATGCGTGATCCCTAATTTTTTATAATTTGCAGCATCTTCTTCGCTCATGCCGCTTCTATCCCCTATTAATAAAGCTTCAGCTTCAGGAATGAGTGATGCTGGAAAAGTCTCCCGTATATGCTGTTGAACATTTTTCCGCTGTGTTAATAGGCGTGAAATAAAGGACTTGTTTATGTTATATGAAAATATCTTTTCAACTTGATAAATACCTGACGCACCGTACATTCTTAAATACTGTTCCATATTAAATGCATACGGATGTGAGGGTATTTCAACAGATTGAAAAGAACCTGTTACACGAAACTCTATTGTTGATAGGTCCATTTCAGTAAATTTTTGTTTTTCATCTGCATTCGCAAATTGGTATATCGCATAAACCGTCTGTCCAGATCCAGTTACAGCAAAACCTTTAATTGTTCCACCGTCTATTTTGGCGTTATCTGTCCAAATAAGCGTATTATTTTCTACGCCATCATCAATTGTATCTGGGATTGTTATTTCGAAATAAAAAAAGGAAAGAATAGCGGCTGTCACCGCGAAGAAAGGCGTGAGGAAATCATCTTTTTGCTTTAAAAAGAGAGGGAGAAGTAAAAGATTTAATAATAATAAGTATACCGTGCCGTATGCGGCAAACGCAGAGACGGCAACCGGTATAGCTACGTAAATAAAGCGAATTTGAACAATTATATTCCGAATAATTCTTCCACCCTTCTCAGTAGAGGGTCCAATTGTTCTTCATCTGCACCTAATTCACGCATAGACGCTAACATGTCATTGACGAGGCTCAACTTTTTATCGCCTAAGAAATCTACTTTTCTTTCATCGAAAGGAATATGTTGAACAGAAATCCCTGATTGAGCAAATAAAGTTGCCGCATACTCATTATTTCGATAGTCTGTGGCGTATATGATTCTTTTTACTCCTGCTTGAATAATTGCTTTTGCACATTGCAAGCAAGGAAAATGAGTCACATAAATCGTTGAGTCCGCTGTCGTTGTTCCATATTTTGCACATTGTAACAATGCATTCATTTCTGCATGAATCGTTCGTACACAATGGTTATCAACGACATAGCAACCGTGATCAATACAATGGTCACCGCCGGAAATTGAGCCGTTATAACCGCCTGCAATAATTCGATTATCACGTACAATAATCGCCCCAACTGCAAGTCTTGTACATGTACTTCGCAATGCTAATAGATGACATTGCGCCATGAAAAATTGGTCCCATGTAATTCGCTCCATATGAATGCCTCCATCGTGTCCAAAATTGTTCATCTATTATTATTTTACTTTAATTTGATGTTGAAGTTTTTCGAATGTCTTTTGCCCGATACCAGAAATGTTCATCAACTCTTCCGGTGACTGAAATGGTCCATTCTCTTCTCGATACTGAATGATGGATTGTGCTTTGGCCGGTCCAATGCCACTAATCGTCATCAGTTCACTTTCAGTAGCCGTATTAATGTTGATCGTGTCATCATCCACCGCTGAAGAATCTGTTAAGCTAACAATCGCTTCAGTTTCTTGCAATTCCTCACCTTCAGTCGGAATGTATATGAGCAGTTCATCCGTTAATTTTAACGCTAGATTCACTAGTCGTGCATCCGCTTCCGGTAAATATCCGCCAGCAGCATTAATCGCATCGATAAGACGATCACCTTCTTCTAATGTGTAAACGCCTGGACGAAGGACTGCTCCTTTCACATCGACCACTAAGATGGATGGAACACTTTCAATCATAGTTTCTGGTTCTTCAATTTCTTTTTCATTTACTTCTGAAAATGGAATTTGCTCGCTGAAGTCGATTGGAGAATCGTCTGCTTGTCCACGGGGAATGAACAAATAAGCAAGAATGACAGCGAATGCTGCGAGTGGGAATATAAGTTTACGCCAATTATTGGATACAAAAGATTGAAACAGGTGATTCACCCCTTCTCTCATTGAGTATCCATATGGAGTATCTCAATTATAAACAAATCTAGATAAATATCAATACTTATTTACGGACTTGAAAAAATATTCTCTCACTTTCTTCTGCGGGTGCTTCATCTTCCCAATCAGCAAAAACTCTCTCAATTTTAAATCCAACTTCAAGTAACATATTCACATATTCTTGTACTGGAAACGTTCTTTGAAAATGCACTTCATCAAACCGTTCATACAAATCATTTTCAGCTTTTACAAAAAAGGCCAATTCAGAATAAACCGAGTGTAACTCTTCTCCTGGCTCTGTTTGCCATATGTATGAAATTCGTTCACTATCATAAGTAAAAGGACTTTCTAAAAATATTACGTCCGTTTTAAATGTTGAATGTACATCAAATAACAAAACGCCACCGATTGATAATGCCTGGTAAATATTACGAAATGTTTGAAGCACTTCCATTCGGTCCGTTACATAATTCAATGAATCAATCGGAATAACAGCGACATCAAATCCACTATGTCCTTCAAGTTTTTGCATCGGCTGAAGCATGAATGAGATCGATAAATTTAAAGATTTTGCCCTTTCAGTCGCAATTTGAAGCATGTCAGGAGAAAGGTCAACTCCTGTGACATTTCCCCCTGACTTTGCTAACTTTGCAGCTAATAATCCCGTCCCACATCCGATATCTAATATCTTCTTGCCCGCAATGCCATTTGCAGCAAGGGCAATTAACTCAACATACGTATCATATGGAATGTCTTCCATTAATTCATCGTAAACGAGCGCAAATCGGGAATAGCTTTCTTTCATTCCTCTTCTACCATTTGAAGTCTTGGTGCATCTCCCCATAACTTCTCCAAGTTGTAATGGCCACGCTCATCTTTATGGAATACGTGCACGACTACATCGCCTAAGTCAGCTAATACCCAGCGACCTGACTCCAATCCTTCCACACGCTTTACATGCACGCCAAACTCACTCGCTTGATCGATTACTTCACGTGCAATTGCTTGAACTTGCCTTTCTGAATTGGCATGACAAATTATAAATTGGTCCGCCATCACAGAGATGCCTTCCATATTTAACACTACAATATCTGATGCTTTTTTATCGTCAACAGCTTGATATGCTGTTGATAGTAAAGTTGAAGTCGTCATTTAAATTATTCCTTCCTTTAACATATATTCATTATAACAATCAAATGAGTCTGGAAAAATTGCCACTCTCTTAGATACTAAGTATTCAATTGAATGGCTAATACAAGCATACATCGCTTCATCAATAGATCCTTTTGATCTTTCTCTCAGTTCATTGACTCCTGGAAATTGTCTTCCAGGCTCTATCAAGTCAGCGATAAATACTATTTTTTCTAATCTCGACATATTCGCTCTACCTGTCGTATGAAAACGTACTGCATTTAAAATATCCTCGTCAATTATTCCAAATGTCTCCTGAGCGATGATTGCGCCAACTGGTCCGTGCCATAGTTCATGATGAAAATCCACTAACCGTTTATCTTCATCTGCTTCTTGTAAACGTTGCAGTAACTCCTCTTTCTTCATGCACTTGGCAATATCATGGAATAGAGCTGCTTGTTCGGCGGCTATTTCCGAGACACCATGTTGTTTCGCCATCTCTTTCGATAACTGAGCAACACGTAAAACATGCTCATACCGTGAAGACGTTAAACGTTTTGCCAGTTCACTTTTTATAGGCGCCAGTTCCATATAAGCCCTCCTCGCGAATAAATGATTCAACTGCGGGAGGAGTTAAAAATGTAACGGTCCCATTTTCATGAAATCTTTTACGGAGTAACGTCGAGGAAATATCTATCTCAGGAATCGCAATAATCTCTACTGGATAGTCCGTTTCACTTTTCCACCCTGGCCGACCGACGCCAACAATTGTTACGAGCTCAACGAGTTCATCAATTCGATGCCAAGTATGTAGCGAATCAATCATATCCCCACCGATGATTAAAAAGTATTCAACATCCGGATCTTGTGTCATCAGTGCAGACATTGTATCGAATGAATAAGAGACGCCTCCACGTTCTATCTCATAAGAAGAGGCGGTAAAACCTTCTATTCCTTGAATGGCTAAGTTCACCATTTCGAGACGCTGTTCTTTCGTCACTTGTTTATCGGCTGCTTTATGCGGTGGTAAAGCATTTGGCATAAATCGAACTTCGTCAAGTGCAAAGGCATGCTTCACTTCGTTAGCAATAATGAGATGTCCAATATGTGGTGGATTATAAGTCCCCCCAAGTATGCCCACTCTCTTCAAGGAAAGACCTCCTTATGGCAATTCTATTTGCTTATTGTCTACAGATTCTTTATATAAAATAAGCACATTCCCAATTACTTGAACGACATGAAGTCCTACACGTTCAGATAATTTCTCAGAGATTGTTTGTCTATCCTCACTACAATTTTGTAAAATATTAACTTTAATGAGTTCTTTCGCTTCTAAAGCTTCCTCTATTTGTACAATGACAGATTCTGTTAAACCTTGTTTTCCAATTTGAAATAAAGGTTGCAGATGATGTGCCTCGCTTCGTAAAAATCTTTTTTGTTTACCTGTTAACATAATTTCCTCCTAGTTTTTCTGTTATTTTCTCAATCATACTCGCAGTATTCGGTTGAATACCTGTCCATTTCTCAAATGCTAACGCACCTTGATGGACAAACATCCCTACCCCGTTCATTGTCTGCGCCCCGTTCTCACGTGCCGCCTTCAAAAACTCGGTTTCCAATGGATTATAAATGATATCTGCAACAACTGTTCCCGCTAAAACTTTAGATGGATTGAGCGGCATTCCTGTAGTTGCATAGTTCATCCCAACTGAAGTCGTTTGAATGATTAATCCAAAGTCTTCAAGTATATTTTCTGCCTTTGTAATTGTCAAAGCTTTTGCATTCGGTAAATCTTCTGCTAATTGCTGCGCTTTTTCAATCGTTCGATTTGCAATATAAATGGGACCATATCCCTTATCTTGTAAGCCATAACAAATTCCACGTGCGGCCCCGCCAGCCCCAATGACGAGTACTTTTTTCTCCAAACATTGCTGGCCGAACATTTCTTCTAAAGATTGGACAAATCCCGCACCGTCCGTATTCGATCCGCGAAGCGAACCATCCGGCAGCACTTCTACAGTATTGACTGCGTTCATCACTTCGGCCGACTCGTCTATGTCATCTAAAAAAGGAATGATCGCACTTTTATGTGGAACAGTGACATTCCAACCACTGCATCCAAGTAGCTTCAAGCTTTCAACGGCCTCGCCAAGATGTTCTGGATATATATGATGTGGACTATAAGATGCATTCATATTATTATCTTTAAACCATTCATCATGCATATTTGGCGACATGGATTGACTAATCGGATCGCCGATAACAGCATACCATTTTTTCATTTGATTCCCATTCCCCCTTCGTACAAGCAACTTAAATTAATGATGGTCGAAGGATTACATTCACCCCGCGAGGTGCATGAACAGCAACGACACTTGGTTCCTGAACAGTAATCCAACCCAACCCTGATATGACAATGTCTGTTTTTTTCTCTTTAATCGAAAATTCATGACGTACAAGTTCAGGCATTTTCTCTACCGATTCTCCTGATGGTGGCGACAGCATAGCCCCTTTATGGTTTTCATACAAAGCATCCGCATTCGCTAATTTTGTACGATGAATTTGGAGGCGATTTGAGACATACACTAAAAACGAAGAACGTTCACCGGAGATAAAGTCAAAACGTGCTAACCCTCCGACAAATAAAGATTGCTCAGCATTTAACTGAAAAACTTTCGGCTTCAGCTCAGATTTAGGTGTAATTAACTTCAGATCTTTTTCGTCTAAATAGTGGGCAATTTGATGGTCGTTAATGATACCCGGCGTATCATAAATTGCCTTTCCATCGTCCAACGGGATTTCTACAATATCTAATGTTGTACCGGGGAAATGAGACGTTGTAATCACTTCATTCGCACCGGTTGCACTTTTAATAATATGATTAATAAAAGTCGATTTACCAGTATTTGTACAACCTACGACGTAGACATCTTTGCCTTTTCGAAGCCTATCAATTTTTTGTAATGTTTCTTCCATGCCGTGCCCTTTATAGGCTGAAACAAGTAACACTTCTGCCGGTTTTAAGCCCAGCTTATTGGCTTCTTTTTTCATCCAATTAATTACTCTGTTTGGATTAATTGATTTTGGCAGTAAGTCAGATTTATTTCCGATTAATAAAATATCCTTATTACCTACGAAACGATGCAACCCTGAAATCCAACTACCGTTAAAATCAAAAATATCCACGATTTTAACGACAATCCCTTCTTTGTTTCCAATTCCATTCAATATATTTAAAAAGTCATCACCTGTTAATGATACAGGCTGTAACTCATTATAATTACGAAGACGGAAGCAACGTCGACAAACAAGGTCCTCATTTGTCAAAGATGCGGGTGGAGCATATCCTTCCAGCTTAGGATTCTCCGTTTGAATCGTAATGCCGCAACCAATACATTTTAATTCTTCCAATATTATTCCTCCCAATAAATAAGGCCGCGTCGTCTTAAACGCTCCATAATAAAACTTTCTAAGTTCCGATTAAAAGTTGTAACTTTCGCATCAGATGTCGCAACAGGAATGACTAAAATTGTGTGAAGTCCTTGACGATTTCCACCAAAAATATCTGTTAATAATTGATCTCCTATAACGACTGTTTCTTCCTTTTTTGTTCCCATTAATTTTACTGCGCGCCTAAAAGCTGTTCCTAAAGGTTTATTCGCTTTCGAAATAAATGGCATTTGAATCGGCTCAGAAAATGCTTTTACACGTAACTCATTATTATTAGAAACAATCGTCACCCGGATTCCCGCCTGTTGCATGCCTTCTAACCATTCAATCACTTCAGGTGTTGCATCTGGGCGGTCCCATGCGACGAGCGTATTATCCAAATCTGTTATGATTCCTTTAATGCCGCGCTCTTTTAACTGTTCAGCTTTGATGTGAAAGATGTCTTTCACAAACTCATCCGGCAAAAACTTCTTTAGCATTCCATTCACTCCGATTATCAACTTAGTACTCAAGTATTATAACATATAAGGCACTTTTCTTTATAATGTCTGTCCTTTTTTTGTTGGACAACTATTCGTGCTTGTCCGCTATAAAAAGTGAAAATATTTACTCATTACACATATGATGACCGCATATGCTGTCATACAACGACAAGGAGGTGGCCTGATGAGCGGATTTGTCATGTCGGTGATTCAACTTTGGCTCGAGATACCTGCAGTTATCGGTTATATACGAGGGCAGGCATTCAAGCGTCCACTCTCTAAAGAAGAAGAGGCAGACTGTCTTGCGCGACTCGCAGCCGGAGATGAAGACGCACGTGATGAACTAATCGAACGGAACATGCGACTTGTTGCACATATCGTAAAAAAATTCCATCCAAAACATGAGTTTCTAGACGATTATATTTCTATCGGAACAATCGGTCTTATGAAAGCAGTAAACACGTATACGGCCGACCGAAAAACGAAACTGGCAACATATGCGGCACGCTGTATAGAAAATGAAATATTAATGTATCTCCGTACTCAAAAAAAAGTACAAAAAGATGTGTCCTTGTTTGAACCGATCGGCGGTGAAAGCGATGGTCAATCACTGCAAATTGCAGACTTGCTCCAAACGGACGATGAATCCCCGATTGTCGCAGTCGAACAAAACGAAGAGAAAGAAAGATTGTATAAACATCTCGGTAAACTAGATGGAAGAGAACTTGAAATTATTCAAAGACGCTTTGGTCTATTAGATGACAAACCGATGACACAAAAAGCAATTGCAGAACAACTCAATATTTCGAGAAGTTATGTTTCAAGAATCGAAAAACGCGCCATTGTAAAATTATACCAGCTTTTCAAACATGAATATAATGATTAATCGTATATTGTCCAACCAACACATCGCCTGTTAAACCGGAAATATTACTAGTACAATACATCATTTTCCATTTATCGAACCCAAAGGAAAAGGCGTTTCCACTTGGGAGTCAACCCCAGCGGAAGCGCCTCTTCAATCATCTTACTCTTCATTTACCTCACGTAAAATAACAGCTGAAACAGCAATCGCAAAAATAAAAACGCCTGACATCATCGCAAACATAATTCCATCCATTGATAAACCCCTCCTACATCGCAAGATAATAAATATGATTACACTATCCTTATCTTAACATGAAACCATTAAAGTTTCGAGATGACACGTAAAACAATATCTGTAGAATGACGTGCTGCTACTGGAAGAAACTCATCAAAACTAATTGAAGATTCTTTTCCTGCAATATCTGACAACGCACGGATGACAACGAAAGGCGTGCCGAACTGATGACAAACTTGGGCAACTGCAGCAGCTTCCATTTCAGCTGCAATCATTGATGGAAAGATTTGTCTCACCTGTTCTACCCGGTTTGTATCGCTCATAAATGAGTCACTTGAAGCAACTAGGCCGACAGCAGATGTATGTTGACCAATTTCATCTACAGCTTCCTTCGCTGATTGGATGAGTGTTGATTCTGCCTTAAATGTTTCAGGTAAATTAGGAACTTGCCCATGCGCATAGCCGAATGCCGTAACATCTACATCATGATGGCATACCTCATCTGAGATGACAATCGATCCTATTTCTAGTGTTTCTAAAAATCCACCTGCTGAGCCTGTGTTGATCACAACATCCGGCTTGTAAGTTTCAAGCAATAAAGTAGTTGCAATGGCTGCATTCACTTTCCCAATGCCACTTTTCACAAGAACTACCTCATGCTTTCCAAGTACGCCTTCAACAAACTCACAATTTGCGATGATTTTTGTTTTGGGTGATTCAATTTCTTCACGTAAGAGGTTTACTTCTTCCTCCATTGCACCGATTACTCCAACCTTCAAAAGTATCCCTCCATTTTCATCCATATTAATAATTAAAGTCTAAAGTTGTGAGTACATCCATTTTCACAGGTTTCCAACCTTCATTGTCCACCCATTCTAAGAAAACTCGATATTTTTCAGTTTTGTCTTTAGTAGAAATAATTCCAATTGACTTTTGAGGACTTCCGCCATTTTTAAGCTTCCAAATGATCATATTTTCTGCAGAGATTCCCGTAGCATAAATAAGTGCCTGCTCTTTTTCTTTCCAGTCCACTGAATTTCGTTTGTATACAGAAACGTGCTCACCGGACTGTTCTGTTCCGATTGGCTCCCAAGCCGGGTTCACGATTGATTGGGAGACGATTGGATCATTTGGGTTAACTGTGATTTCTACATCTTCAACTTCGTCTATTTCTACATCTTCAACTTCATCTGATGCAGCATCTTCATCGATTGTTTCTACATTTTCTACTTCTTCGTCATTTAGCGAAGTTTCCTCTTCTTCCAAAACCTCGTCATCTGTATTTTGCTCTACGATTTCCTCATTGTTTATTATATCTTCTTTCTCAGATTGTTCTTTCGCGCCGCCAAGAAAAATAATAGATGCCGTTATGACAATTGCAACTACGACCACTGCAATTAGCACATTCAATATTTTATCTTTTCGTTTTTTCTTTCTATGCAATCTGGAGAAGTTATTTTCAGGATTGTTCATGCTTCATTCAGCTCCCAGTATAGTTTAGACGCTTACTGATGAGACGTTTTAAGTAGAAATTTGTTTCCTATTTAGATTCATCATAAGAGATTAATTACATTGATAAAAACCGCCCTCAAATGAAGGCGGTTTCATACGGTTATTTTATTTCTAAGATTGTAACCGACATTTCTCCACCAGGCGTATTAATTTTCACTTCATCGCCTTTTTTGCAGCCAATTAAACCTTTTGCAATTGGTGAATCATTGGATATTAATCCTTCAATTGGATTCGCTTCAGCTGAACCAACAATGGTATACGTTTCTTCATCACCGTCTGGTAATTCCTTAAACGTTACTGTATTTCCAAGTTGTACTTCGTCTGTATTAAATTCAGACTCGTCAATAATCAATGCGTTACGAATCATTCCTTCAATTGAAGAAATTCTTCCTTCGATAAATGCTTGCTCTTCTTTCGCAGAGTCATACTCTGAGTTTTCCGAGAGGTCACCAAAGTCTCTTGCAATTTTAATACGTTCTACAACTTCTTTACGTTTAACCGTTATTAAGTGTTCTAACTCTTCTTCTAGCTTTGCTTTTCCCGCAGCAGTCATCGGAAACTTCTTTTCCGTAATCATTCCCATCACTCCTCAAATTACTATTCATAAAAATACTATGCCGCTTTGTATTTTAGTATGCGACATAGCAAGTAACGCCTATGATTTTATGTCATCATCATAGTATAATTCTGTTCCTTTATCAAGAATTGTTTTTATTTTTGTCACCATCAGGTCAATTGCTACTTTATTTTTCCCGCCTTCTGGGACAATAATATCCGCATATTTCTTCGTTGGTTCGATAAATTGGTTGTGCATTGGTCGAACAACGGACAGGTATTGTTCTACAACGGAATCGATAGAACGACCTCTTTCATGAATGTCGCGTAGTATCCTTCTAATAATCCGCAAATCTGCATCTGTATCGACGAACAATTTGATATCCATTAAGTTTCGAAGTGCAACGTCTTCTAATACAAGAATTCCTTCAACGATTATCACATCTTTCGGTTCTATCATAACCGTTTCATTAGAACGTGTATGTTGTGTATAATCATATGTCGGCTTTTCGATCGGTTGTCGGTTAAGCAACATTTGAATATGCTCTACTAATAAGTCCGTATCGAATGCAAGCGGATGGTCATAATTCGTTTCTAACCGTTCCTCAAAGCGAAGATGCGACTGGTCTTTATAATAAAAATCTTGGCCAATCACAGCAACCGAGTTATCTTTAAACACATCGTAAATTGCATTCGTAACGCTCGTTTTTCCCGATCCCGAACCTCCAGCAATTCCAATGACGAGTGGTTTATCTACTTTCATTTCTGGCATCCTTTCAGTTGCAAAGGTGTTTCACTTTCAATGAAACGCCATTTTACTATGCTTCTTTTTTAATTGCAATTAATATTCCGTCACCTACTGGAAGTAAGAATGTATCAAAACTAGGATGCGCCATTACCCATGAAGTAAATTCCTTCAAGTTACGGATCATTGTACGCTTTCGTCTCGGCACGTCTTTAT
This window of the Sporosarcina pasteurii genome carries:
- the yhbY gene encoding ribosome assembly RNA-binding protein YhbY; the protein is MLTGKQKRFLRSEAHHLQPLFQIGKQGLTESVIVQIEEALEAKELIKVNILQNCSEDRQTISEKLSERVGLHVVQVIGNVLILYKESVDNKQIELP
- a CDS encoding class I SAM-dependent methyltransferase; this translates as MKESYSRFALVYDELMEDIPYDTYVELIALAANGIAGKKILDIGCGTGLLAAKLAKSGGNVTGVDLSPDMLQIATERAKSLNLSISFMLQPMQKLEGHSGFDVAVIPIDSLNYVTDRMEVLQTFRNIYQALSIGGVLLFDVHSTFKTDVIFLESPFTYDSERISYIWQTEPGEELHSVYSELAFFVKAENDLYERFDEVHFQRTFPVQEYVNMLLEVGFKIERVFADWEDEAPAEESERIFFQVRK
- the rsfS gene encoding ribosome silencing factor, which codes for MTTSTLLSTAYQAVDDKKASDIVVLNMEGISVMADQFIICHANSERQVQAIAREVIDQASEFGVHVKRVEGLESGRWVLADLGDVVVHVFHKDERGHYNLEKLWGDAPRLQMVEEE
- a CDS encoding DNA internalization-related competence protein ComEC/Rec2 yields the protein MTAAILSFFYFEITIPDTIDDGVENNTLIWTDNAKIDGGTIKGFAVTGSGQTVYAIYQFANADEKQKFTEMDLSTIEFRVTGSFQSVEIPSHPYAFNMEQYLRMYGASGIYQVEKIFSYNINKSFISRLLTQRKNVQQHIRETFPASLIPEAEALLIGDRSGMSEEDAANYKKLGITHLFAISGLHVGLLVFIVRECLLRLKLRRENVDLLLIILLPLYAIIAGGAPSVWRAVIVTILVLLTIYGRLPIKLDSALAISAIGFILYKPYVIFQPGFQLSYLAALSLILSSKILSRQTSKLKLSFLVTMISQLSLYPILLLHFYELSLSSFLVNLLYVPLYSIVILPMNLLLLLFTSVAMPIAQCLFFLYVPFRALIDQGTAWLSAIPYQLWNPGKPASFALVLAVIGVVCFFIFYEEQQKVIRYLPYVLIPAFIIQILPYTENQLRVTYLDVGQGDSIVIELPYKRGVYMVDTGGTVSFGEKTWRSPTKDFEVGRKIVVPYLKGRGITKVEKLIISHAHIDHMGGAHEVVEDIRVQEIHIPPNSGNVPEMEKLVRVAHERKVPIIEVKDGDGFHKKDFGFYYVGPQTEEYVGNDSSLVLYLTTTGPSFLFTGDMEEAAERTFLAKYKHTDFRNPILKVGHHGSKTSSTDPFINALQPKMAVISAGRNNRFGHPSKEVLETFQKYQVPVFLTADNGSITVLVEGEKFTVSVMQHKTKKRTSAP
- a CDS encoding nicotinate-nucleotide adenylyltransferase, whose protein sequence is MKRVGILGGTYNPPHIGHLIIANEVKHAFALDEVRFMPNALPPHKAADKQVTKEQRLEMVNLAIQGIEGFTASSYEIERGGVSYSFDTMSALMTQDPDVEYFLIIGGDMIDSLHTWHRIDELVELVTIVGVGRPGWKSETDYPVEIIAIPEIDISSTLLRKRFHENGTVTFLTPPAVESFIREEGLYGTGAYKK
- the aroE gene encoding shikimate dehydrogenase — its product is MKKWYAVIGDPISQSMSPNMHDEWFKDNNMNASYSPHHIYPEHLGEAVESLKLLGCSGWNVTVPHKSAIIPFLDDIDESAEVMNAVNTVEVLPDGSLRGSNTDGAGFVQSLEEMFGQQCLEKKVLVIGAGGAARGICYGLQDKGYGPIYIANRTIEKAQQLAEDLPNAKALTITKAENILEDFGLIIQTTSVGMNYATTGMPLNPSKVLAGTVVADIIYNPLETEFLKAARENGAQTMNGVGMFVHQGALAFEKWTGIQPNTASMIEKITEKLGGNYVNR
- a CDS encoding YqzM family protein — encoded protein: MNEFEHDVQSKRNDFVDSGVGFVVAFGFFSSIFIIATVIDFIAS
- a CDS encoding ComE operon protein 2 encodes the protein MERITWDQFFMAQCHLLALRSTCTRLAVGAIIVRDNRIIAGGYNGSISGGDHCIDHGCYVVDNHCVRTIHAEMNALLQCAKYGTTTADSTIYVTHFPCLQCAKAIIQAGVKRIIYATDYRNNEYAATLFAQSGISVQHIPFDERKVDFLGDKKLSLVNDMLASMRELGADEEQLDPLLRRVEELFGI
- the yqeK gene encoding bis(5'-nucleosyl)-tetraphosphatase (symmetrical) YqeK, translated to MELAPIKSELAKRLTSSRYEHVLRVAQLSKEMAKQHGVSEIAAEQAALFHDIAKCMKKEELLQRLQEADEDKRLVDFHHELWHGPVGAIIAQETFGIIDEDILNAVRFHTTGRANMSRLEKIVFIADLIEPGRQFPGVNELRERSKGSIDEAMYACISHSIEYLVSKRVAIFPDSFDCYNEYMLKEGII
- a CDS encoding helix-hairpin-helix domain-containing protein, with translation MREGVNHLFQSFVSNNWRKLIFPLAAFAVILAYLFIPRGQADDSPIDFSEQIPFSEVNEKEIEEPETMIESVPSILVVDVKGAVLRPGVYTLEEGDRLIDAINAAGGYLPEADARLVNLALKLTDELLIYIPTEGEELQETEAIVSLTDSSAVDDDTININTATESELMTISGIGPAKAQSIIQYREENGPFQSPEELMNISGIGQKTFEKLQHQIKVK